Proteins from one Hydrogenivirga caldilitoris genomic window:
- a CDS encoding NADH-quinone oxidoreductase subunit A, with protein sequence MEYIGFLLFFVITLGIALVMISLNWLFGPKTPQEYEDYPYECGVPLYDESAQTTFHQGYYLLGLLLLLFDIEAAFLFPWTVVYRWLGVFGFIEMFLFILILTYGLLYAWKKGALNWQFEMEEV encoded by the coding sequence ATGGAGTACATAGGGTTCTTGCTCTTCTTTGTTATAACTTTGGGCATAGCCCTGGTTATGATATCCCTCAACTGGCTATTTGGTCCCAAGACTCCTCAGGAGTACGAGGACTATCCCTATGAGTGCGGAGTGCCCCTTTACGATGAAAGTGCCCAGACTACCTTCCATCAGGGGTACTATCTATTAGGATTGCTACTTCTTTTATTTGACATAGAAGCTGCTTTCCTGTTCCCGTGGACTGTGGTCTACAGGTGGCTTGGTGTCTTCGGTTTCATAGAGATGTTCCTTTTTATACTCATACTCACCTACGGACTGCTTTACGCCTGGAAGAAGGGAGCCCTGAACTGGCAGTTTGAAATGGAGGAAGTTTGA
- a CDS encoding NADH-quinone oxidoreductase subunit N produces the protein MDIGQLVGDIRIPRLELFLPELIVLITAFMLFTLDLVLSTRLKRVVLPSLSAIGYVLALMSVGITIQFQGNTFYGTFTNDYLGILVKVFVLIITLTVLAFSYKYYEAKNSFYGEFYYMLAFTLLGAMILASSYNLIIIYVSLELVSIGFYILTALLRGSFISKEGAFKYLILGGLSIALASYGAVFMYIYSGSIDLRGILSYSGQDYHYLILGLVLFLIGFAIKIGAVPFHFWLPDAYQGAPTPVTALMASVGKLVFFIPVVRIMPLIQDKFSVAWMLTVGVIAAATMLYGNLVALVQRDIKRLLAYSSIAHSGYILAAVAVTKEIGLKAVIYFLLVYTVMAAGSFFVVAMLERAEGWNNEIREFSGLRFSLPYLAFSFLVYMFALLGVPPTVGFVGKALVFMALSFDGLWWLAFIMILSTAISTGYYVRLIVLMYMKDREKNVTIMGKSYAELVSLVFLTLLTVALAVVPGVIWQLLSPAASMLFVR, from the coding sequence ATGGATATAGGACAGCTTGTGGGCGACATACGTATACCTAGACTGGAGCTCTTCCTCCCTGAGCTTATAGTTCTTATCACAGCCTTTATGCTCTTTACTTTAGACCTTGTGCTGTCTACCCGCCTCAAAAGAGTGGTCTTACCCTCCCTGAGCGCTATCGGTTACGTTTTAGCTCTCATGTCGGTGGGTATAACCATTCAGTTTCAGGGCAACACCTTTTACGGAACCTTCACCAACGATTACTTAGGTATACTTGTGAAGGTCTTTGTTCTGATAATAACCCTGACCGTTCTTGCCTTCTCTTACAAGTACTATGAGGCGAAGAACTCCTTTTACGGGGAGTTCTACTATATGCTTGCCTTTACCCTTTTAGGGGCTATGATCCTTGCCTCTTCCTATAACCTGATAATCATTTATGTCTCTTTAGAGCTTGTTTCTATAGGTTTTTACATACTGACAGCTCTCCTTAGAGGCTCCTTCATATCCAAGGAGGGTGCTTTTAAATACCTGATACTAGGAGGACTCAGTATAGCTCTTGCATCCTATGGGGCTGTGTTCATGTACATATACTCTGGCTCAATAGACCTTAGAGGTATCCTAAGCTACTCTGGCCAAGATTACCATTATCTCATACTCGGTCTTGTTCTCTTCCTTATAGGGTTTGCCATAAAGATAGGTGCCGTTCCTTTCCACTTTTGGCTTCCTGATGCCTATCAGGGAGCACCTACACCCGTGACGGCACTTATGGCTTCTGTTGGAAAGTTGGTCTTCTTTATACCTGTTGTTAGGATAATGCCTCTGATTCAGGATAAGTTCTCCGTTGCCTGGATGTTGACGGTTGGCGTTATAGCTGCAGCAACTATGCTCTATGGAAACCTCGTTGCTCTCGTGCAGAGAGATATAAAAAGACTCCTTGCCTACTCTTCTATAGCTCACTCAGGTTACATCTTAGCGGCGGTTGCCGTCACAAAAGAGATAGGACTCAAAGCTGTTATTTACTTTCTGCTGGTATATACGGTTATGGCGGCAGGCTCCTTTTTTGTGGTTGCCATGCTTGAACGGGCGGAAGGGTGGAACAATGAGATTAGAGAGTTTTCGGGGCTCAGGTTCAGCCTACCTTACCTGGCTTTCTCCTTCCTTGTGTATATGTTTGCTCTACTGGGAGTGCCTCCGACAGTGGGTTTCGTGGGAAAAGCCCTTGTCTTCATGGCTCTATCCTTTGATGGGCTCTGGTGGCTTGCCTTTATAATGATACTCTCAACGGCGATATCCACAGGGTATTATGTCAGACTGATTGTCCTCATGTATATGAAGGATAGAGAAAAGAATGTTACCATTATGGGTAAGAGTTACGCTGAACTCGTATCCTTGGTGTTTTTGACCCTTTTGACGGTTGCGCTGGCAGTGGTGCCAGGTGTTATATGGCAGCTGTTAAGTCCTGCAGCGAGTATGCTTTTTGTGAGGTAG
- a CDS encoding complex I subunit 4 family protein, translated as MEIVRTDFPFVSLSIAIPALFSLLLVFVNERFIKPLSLIGSGITFLLSLCVIYLFDYSRGAAVQFYEEYVILQELNIKLSLGLDGLSLLMYLLTTLVSLVAIVWSVRDKQINFRLREYFFAFLMTESFLIGVFASFDLIVFYVFYELTLIPMLFAIGVWGYKLRLYSAYKFFIYIFVSSLFLLLGIVSVAVVHYTDKGSFSFSYFDLLKNSYPMGFEIFLFLLFFIAFAVKTPLVPFHTWLPDAHGEAPTAGSVVLAAVLLKMGTYALLRFNIGLFPEASIKLMPLMVAIGIVTIIYASWMTIVQNNIKRFVAYSSVSHMGFVVTAMFLLNYEGLRASVIEMFAHGMTSASLFMVAGFIYGRLHTFNMENLRGSVKFMPVFALIVATTSFAAMGLPGGSSFWGKFLTMLAAREYSYSLALLVLVGGFFSAAYVLFMLKTLFLDVREESILIHFTDIRGFKLASFVMLVLPMLLVGFFPHLFFNMFEGSINFVLKNLLGLE; from the coding sequence ATGGAGATAGTTAGAACTGATTTTCCTTTTGTGAGTCTATCTATAGCCATCCCTGCTCTATTTTCTCTTTTACTTGTTTTTGTTAATGAAAGGTTTATCAAACCTCTTTCCCTTATAGGTTCTGGGATAACCTTTCTTCTGTCTTTGTGTGTTATATACCTCTTTGATTACTCAAGGGGTGCTGCTGTTCAATTTTACGAGGAATATGTCATACTTCAAGAGCTTAATATAAAGTTGTCCCTTGGGCTGGATGGGCTTTCCCTTCTCATGTATCTGCTCACAACTTTAGTGTCTCTGGTGGCTATAGTCTGGTCTGTAAGGGACAAACAGATAAATTTCAGGCTTAGGGAGTACTTCTTTGCCTTTTTAATGACGGAAAGTTTTCTTATAGGTGTGTTTGCAAGCTTTGACCTTATCGTCTTCTACGTTTTCTATGAGCTCACCCTTATACCTATGCTCTTTGCCATCGGTGTATGGGGTTACAAGCTCAGGCTTTATTCCGCTTACAAGTTCTTTATATACATATTTGTTTCTTCACTCTTTCTGCTTTTAGGTATCGTCTCCGTTGCTGTGGTCCACTATACGGACAAGGGGAGCTTCTCCTTCAGCTATTTTGACTTACTGAAAAACTCCTATCCTATGGGATTTGAGATATTTTTATTCCTGTTGTTCTTTATAGCCTTTGCAGTTAAAACTCCTCTTGTCCCCTTTCATACATGGCTACCAGACGCTCACGGTGAAGCCCCTACGGCAGGTTCTGTTGTCCTCGCTGCGGTACTCCTTAAAATGGGCACCTATGCTCTCTTGAGATTTAACATAGGGCTCTTTCCAGAGGCTTCCATAAAACTCATGCCCTTAATGGTGGCGATTGGTATAGTCACGATTATTTACGCTTCCTGGATGACTATAGTTCAAAACAACATAAAGAGGTTTGTGGCATACTCCTCTGTATCCCATATGGGATTTGTAGTCACCGCCATGTTTTTGCTCAACTATGAAGGGCTCAGGGCTTCGGTTATAGAGATGTTTGCCCACGGTATGACCAGTGCCTCTCTCTTTATGGTAGCGGGGTTTATCTATGGGAGGCTCCACACCTTCAACATGGAGAACCTCAGGGGTTCGGTCAAGTTCATGCCGGTGTTTGCTCTAATCGTGGCTACAACCTCTTTCGCCGCTATGGGTCTGCCTGGAGGCTCTTCCTTTTGGGGCAAGTTCCTTACGATGCTTGCTGCTAGGGAATATTCTTACTCCCTGGCATTGCTGGTTCTTGTGGGTGGCTTTTTCAGTGCGGCTTACGTCCTGTTTATGCTAAAAACTCTGTTTCTGGATGTTAGGGAAGAGAGTATCCTCATACATTTTACTGACATAAGGGGTTTTAAGCTGGCATCTTTTGTTATGTTGGTTTTGCCCATGTTACTGGTGGGTTTCTTTCCCCATCTCTTCTTTAATATGTTTGAGGGCTCAATAAACTTTGTGCTTAAAAACCTGTTAGGTCTGGAGTAA
- the nuoL gene encoding NADH-quinone oxidoreductase subunit L: MEGIFILLMPLFAFLVTGLLGRQLGDRASGVITVLGGAFSFVFSLYMVYRALHSPVQVKLYEFLPLEGYTLSVGFYFDALSSITAAVVTLVATLIFVYSIGYMEDEFGKWVYKFYAYLSLFLFAMLLIVLSDNLLGIFFGWEGVGLASYLLIGYYHQQRKATNAALEAFVMNRIGDWLFIFGIIATFLVFKSLDIVEIFGKVDTADKALIGIATLLLFGGAVGKSGQLPLHTWLPNAMAGPTPVSALLHAATMVAAGVYMVARLYPVFEAAPQTLKVVAVIGGLTALFAALAATSHTDMKKIIAFSTMSQLGYMFLALGVGDRGGAMFHLTTHAFFKALLFLAAGSVITAFHHKLYDIYNFGGLKKYMPVTYASFVIGAMALAGIFPLSGFWSKDRLIGSYYEASFVWGLVGTVVAFLTAYYIFREGFVVFHGEERFRGIDPHEPREVGAVMTVPMVVLGVMAVVAGFFEGWYMHAVGGEHKDIHLNVAVTSVAVGIVGILIAYLVFVRRVVSPEGMALVLSPFRVTFREQFFTEKLYHKGIAKGYMAFSKATYSVGDRLIIDGFINTTYRLFFKFAKDVWKTFDIKSIDIFIHWLALSMFRSGRALRNIQTGLLNNYVLFLLVGIIVVLGIMLYALDRLKG; this comes from the coding sequence ATGGAAGGGATTTTTATTCTTTTGATGCCGCTTTTTGCCTTTTTGGTTACCGGGTTATTAGGGAGGCAGTTAGGGGACAGGGCGAGCGGGGTAATAACAGTTCTTGGCGGAGCCTTTTCCTTTGTGTTTTCCCTGTATATGGTTTATAGAGCCTTGCACTCACCGGTACAGGTTAAACTTTACGAGTTTTTACCCCTTGAGGGTTACACCCTCTCGGTGGGTTTTTACTTTGACGCTCTTTCATCAATAACCGCTGCTGTGGTTACACTGGTAGCCACCCTTATATTTGTGTATTCAATAGGCTACATGGAGGACGAGTTTGGCAAGTGGGTGTACAAGTTTTACGCCTATCTGTCTCTTTTTCTCTTTGCCATGCTTCTTATAGTTTTATCGGACAATCTACTTGGTATATTTTTTGGCTGGGAAGGGGTAGGATTAGCTTCTTATCTTCTCATAGGGTACTACCACCAGCAGAGGAAGGCAACCAATGCGGCATTAGAAGCCTTTGTAATGAACAGGATAGGGGACTGGCTTTTCATATTTGGGATAATAGCCACCTTTTTGGTGTTCAAGAGTTTGGACATAGTGGAGATATTTGGGAAGGTTGACACAGCCGATAAGGCATTGATAGGTATAGCCACCCTGCTACTTTTTGGTGGAGCGGTTGGGAAATCGGGGCAACTACCCTTACACACATGGCTACCCAACGCCATGGCTGGTCCGACACCGGTTTCAGCTCTTTTGCATGCAGCCACCATGGTAGCGGCTGGGGTGTACATGGTAGCGAGGCTGTATCCGGTGTTTGAGGCAGCGCCACAGACTCTCAAGGTAGTGGCGGTGATAGGGGGTTTAACAGCACTCTTTGCGGCACTTGCCGCCACCTCTCACACGGACATGAAGAAGATAATAGCCTTTTCCACCATGTCACAGCTTGGGTACATGTTTCTTGCTCTTGGGGTAGGTGACAGAGGTGGTGCAATGTTTCATCTGACGACCCACGCCTTTTTCAAGGCACTTTTGTTTTTAGCTGCGGGGTCAGTGATAACAGCCTTTCACCACAAGCTATATGACATATACAACTTTGGGGGTTTGAAGAAGTACATGCCGGTGACATATGCGAGTTTTGTGATAGGGGCGATGGCACTTGCGGGTATATTTCCCCTATCAGGGTTTTGGAGTAAGGACAGGCTGATAGGCAGTTACTATGAGGCGAGCTTTGTGTGGGGTTTAGTTGGGACAGTGGTAGCGTTTTTGACAGCGTACTACATATTTAGGGAAGGGTTTGTGGTATTTCACGGGGAGGAGAGGTTTAGGGGGATAGACCCTCATGAGCCGAGGGAAGTGGGTGCTGTTATGACGGTGCCTATGGTTGTGTTAGGGGTTATGGCGGTTGTGGCTGGATTTTTTGAGGGCTGGTATATGCACGCTGTTGGAGGTGAACATAAAGATATTCACCTTAATGTGGCGGTTACCTCAGTGGCTGTCGGTATTGTGGGAATACTCATAGCCTATTTAGTCTTTGTTAGACGAGTTGTATCACCTGAGGGTATGGCTTTGGTCCTCTCACCCTTTAGGGTCACCTTCAGGGAGCAGTTTTTCACGGAAAAGCTCTACCACAAGGGTATCGCTAAAGGTTACATGGCTTTCTCTAAAGCTACCTACTCCGTAGGGGACAGGTTGATAATAGACGGTTTTATAAATACAACCTATAGGCTGTTTTTTAAATTTGCAAAGGACGTATGGAAGACCTTTGACATAAAGTCAATAGATATATTCATTCACTGGCTCGCTTTGAGTATGTTCCGCTCCGGAAGGGCTTTGAGGAATATCCAGACAGGGTTGTTGAACAACTATGTTCTCTTTCTGCTTGTGGGAATTATAGTTGTGCTCGGTATAATGCTTTATGCTCTTGACAGGCTAAAGGGGTAA
- the nuoK gene encoding NADH-quinone oxidoreductase subunit NuoK, with the protein MSIEKAYILLSILVFLIGLLGVIARKNLITILVSTEIMLNGVNLTLVTVDKYLGKVDGQVFALFVLTVAAAEVAVGLGLIVSIFRLKGYEGSSEIVHLRD; encoded by the coding sequence GTGAGTATAGAGAAAGCGTACATACTGTTAAGTATTTTGGTTTTCCTTATCGGACTACTGGGTGTTATAGCCCGTAAGAATCTTATAACGATTCTCGTCAGCACAGAGATTATGCTCAACGGAGTAAATCTCACGCTCGTTACCGTGGATAAGTATTTGGGAAAGGTTGATGGTCAGGTGTTTGCCCTTTTTGTGCTTACCGTAGCTGCAGCCGAGGTTGCGGTGGGGCTTGGCTTGATAGTTTCAATATTTAGGCTTAAGGGATACGAAGGCTCTTCGGAAATAGTTCACCTGAGGGATTGA
- a CDS encoding NADH-quinone oxidoreductase subunit J family protein translates to MEWLIFGILAFWLLVSALGAILVRSPVHSILFFLSGVLAMAALFLSLGAELLAGLQLIIYAVAIVVFYVLVITTIPWEKVKRFEGVYRKEMLLGFPVVVLVFLLISYLVLKGSLAMPVGASTDNVRDLGKTLFTSYLFPFEVASVILLVAMIGAILLGRKEE, encoded by the coding sequence GTGGAGTGGCTGATATTTGGAATACTGGCTTTTTGGCTTCTTGTCTCTGCCTTGGGGGCTATCCTTGTCAGGAGTCCGGTTCATTCTATCCTCTTCTTCCTATCAGGTGTACTTGCAATGGCGGCTCTGTTTTTGAGCCTTGGGGCTGAGCTTCTTGCCGGACTACAGCTCATAATATATGCGGTTGCTATAGTGGTGTTCTATGTACTAGTTATAACCACTATCCCCTGGGAAAAGGTGAAGAGGTTTGAGGGTGTTTACAGGAAGGAGATGCTCTTAGGCTTCCCCGTTGTGGTGTTGGTCTTTCTGCTCATAAGTTACCTTGTTTTAAAAGGTTCTCTTGCGATGCCTGTCGGTGCTTCTACTGACAACGTAAGAGATTTAGGTAAGACCCTCTTTACCTCCTATCTCTTTCCCTTTGAGGTCGCTTCAGTTATACTTTTAGTCGCCATGATAGGGGCGATACTCTTAGGGAGGAAAGAAGAGTGA
- a CDS encoding NuoI/complex I 23 kDa subunit family protein — translation MKIKRLGRKDYLSIAEAIFFIDFLKGLSVTLRNLFRKPITTEYPSEKLTPPKRFRGAHGHFVWDGTEPDSLRAIEKFMSYERGKSRCVACYMCQTACPMPTLFRIEAVQMPDGSKKVTRFDMNLLNCLFCGLCVDACPVGCLTMTDLYELAGYSRRDEVLRIDRLEKFGVDFSQRRGAEPDRIWPNDKEREKLWGKIEWSG, via the coding sequence ATGAAGATAAAAAGGCTTGGTAGGAAGGATTACCTCAGCATAGCGGAAGCTATATTTTTTATAGACTTCCTCAAAGGCTTATCCGTAACTTTGAGGAACTTATTCAGGAAACCCATAACCACCGAGTATCCCTCGGAAAAGCTTACACCTCCTAAAAGGTTCAGAGGTGCCCACGGCCACTTTGTCTGGGATGGGACTGAGCCGGACTCTCTCAGAGCTATAGAGAAGTTCATGAGTTATGAGAGAGGAAAAAGTAGGTGTGTTGCCTGCTATATGTGTCAAACAGCCTGTCCTATGCCAACTCTCTTCAGGATAGAAGCTGTTCAGATGCCCGACGGGAGTAAGAAGGTTACGAGGTTTGACATGAATCTTCTGAACTGTCTCTTCTGCGGACTCTGTGTTGATGCCTGTCCTGTTGGGTGTCTTACAATGACGGACCTCTACGAGCTTGCTGGTTATTCAAGGAGGGATGAGGTCCTCAGGATTGATAGACTTGAAAAGTTCGGTGTTGATTTCTCTCAGCGCAGAGGCGCAGAACCGGACAGGATATGGCCTAACGACAAAGAACGTGAGAAACTTTGGGGGAAGATAGAGTGGAGTGGCTGA
- the nuoH gene encoding NADH-quinone oxidoreductase subunit NuoH — protein sequence MSEFVISLVITLIKIGVLLGVALGVGAYLTWFERKLAGHIQARLGPTVVGPFGLLQPLADGLKLMTKESIIPKGADVPVYYLAIMMAVAPAILLFSVIPFGPEFTVFGYTIKPVISDVNIALLVVFAMGSLAVYGTIFSGWASNSKYAFIGSLRKAAVIIAYEVVLGFSVLGVVLLAGTMSTVGIVEAQAEKGVWFIFYQPVAFILFLFCMLAESGRVPFDIQEAEAELVTGYNVEYGGMRFGALPLAEWYLNTMALSAIAVVLFFGGWSGPNILGPLSPYFWFLAKTFGLVFFVLWLHWTLPRFQAKDITEIAWKIMLPLALVNVLATAVVVYFLGGGS from the coding sequence ATGAGTGAGTTTGTGATATCTCTCGTAATTACCCTTATCAAGATAGGGGTTCTTTTAGGTGTGGCTCTGGGTGTAGGAGCGTACCTTACCTGGTTTGAGAGAAAACTCGCTGGTCATATACAGGCAAGACTTGGACCTACCGTTGTTGGACCTTTTGGGCTTTTACAGCCCCTTGCAGATGGCTTGAAACTCATGACCAAGGAATCAATAATCCCAAAGGGTGCAGACGTTCCTGTTTATTACCTCGCCATAATGATGGCTGTGGCTCCTGCTATACTCTTGTTCTCCGTTATACCTTTCGGTCCGGAGTTTACCGTCTTTGGATACACTATCAAGCCCGTGATTTCTGACGTAAATATAGCTCTCCTTGTGGTCTTCGCGATGGGTTCCCTTGCAGTTTACGGAACTATATTCTCAGGGTGGGCTTCCAACTCAAAGTATGCCTTTATAGGCTCCCTGAGAAAGGCTGCAGTCATAATCGCCTATGAGGTTGTTTTAGGCTTTTCGGTTCTCGGTGTTGTGCTCCTTGCCGGAACTATGAGCACGGTTGGTATAGTTGAAGCTCAAGCAGAAAAGGGCGTCTGGTTTATCTTCTACCAACCTGTAGCCTTTATACTCTTTCTATTCTGTATGCTCGCCGAATCGGGGAGAGTGCCCTTTGACATACAGGAGGCGGAAGCTGAACTTGTTACCGGATATAACGTTGAGTATGGTGGCATGAGGTTTGGTGCGCTCCCTCTGGCTGAGTGGTATCTCAACACTATGGCTCTATCGGCGATAGCTGTTGTTCTTTTCTTCGGAGGATGGTCTGGTCCCAATATACTTGGACCTTTATCCCCATACTTCTGGTTTCTTGCGAAGACCTTTGGTCTGGTTTTCTTTGTTCTTTGGCTCCACTGGACCCTCCCCAGGTTTCAGGCAAAGGACATCACGGAGATAGCCTGGAAAATAATGTTGCCCCTTGCACTTGTTAATGTGCTGGCAACCGCTGTGGTCGTTTATTTCCTTGGAGGTGGCTCATGA
- the nuoD gene encoding NADH dehydrogenase (quinone) subunit D: MPWINRAAIDRLKQEFKDDLKVFTFDHAVSLEVPHLKLKSFLTHLKDKERFLHFIDMTCMDFPEDPRRFQGVYILYNPDENERVIVKSWADKGKLPTVSDLWPGAKWAEREAYDMFGVEFDGHENLRRMFMWEGYEYFPLRKDFPIEGIPEQELPSLTEVLQGRSDPPSHDYDVLHTKVPTLEDLERTERSRLKKKAQLVLNWGPLHPGTHGTIWFLFDLEGEFVEQSDVILGQLHRGMEKIAENVYYFQFLPYTDRMDYISAICNELSYVTAVEKLLGVEVPEKARYIRTMFAELQRINSHLLWLGTGALDLGALTVFLYAFREREKIMDIIEGNAGYRLTTAFLRIGGVHYDLAPGTLDVVKAFIKDFPQKLKEYHMLLTRNRIWLRRTKDVGVIAREDIYAYGLSGPVARGSGVPYDLRKLEPYAAYDEVDFDIPVGEVGDVYDRYLVRMEEMAQSVRIIEQCVAKLEKLPKDAPYLNKEHPAVIPPKEDVFMTLEDMVQSFRVVVHGENAPPGEVYSSAENPRGELGFYIYSRGGSKPYRLRIRSGALYNLSIFPKLIKGRTIADAIALLGSLDPVVGETDR; the protein is encoded by the coding sequence ATGCCCTGGATAAACAGAGCTGCAATTGACAGGTTAAAGCAGGAGTTCAAGGATGACCTCAAGGTTTTCACCTTTGACCATGCTGTGAGCCTTGAAGTCCCCCACTTAAAGCTAAAGAGCTTCCTTACGCACCTCAAGGATAAGGAGAGGTTTCTTCATTTCATTGATATGACCTGTATGGATTTCCCAGAAGACCCACGGAGGTTTCAGGGCGTTTACATACTATACAACCCCGATGAGAACGAGAGGGTTATAGTGAAGTCGTGGGCTGACAAAGGCAAACTTCCTACAGTTTCTGACCTCTGGCCAGGAGCTAAATGGGCTGAAAGGGAAGCCTACGACATGTTTGGTGTTGAATTTGATGGGCATGAGAACCTCAGAAGGATGTTCATGTGGGAGGGATACGAATACTTTCCTCTGAGAAAGGACTTTCCTATAGAAGGTATTCCAGAGCAAGAGCTTCCTTCCCTTACGGAGGTTCTACAGGGAAGGTCTGACCCGCCCTCCCATGACTACGATGTTCTGCATACGAAGGTACCTACCCTTGAAGACTTAGAAAGGACAGAGAGGTCCAGGCTAAAGAAGAAAGCGCAGCTCGTCCTTAATTGGGGACCCCTGCACCCCGGAACTCACGGGACCATATGGTTCCTCTTTGACCTTGAGGGTGAATTTGTTGAACAGAGCGATGTGATACTGGGACAACTCCACAGGGGTATGGAAAAGATAGCGGAGAACGTTTACTACTTCCAGTTCCTACCCTATACCGATAGAATGGACTACATCTCTGCCATATGCAATGAACTTTCCTACGTTACCGCCGTTGAGAAACTTCTGGGTGTTGAAGTTCCGGAGAAGGCAAGGTATATAAGAACGATGTTTGCCGAACTTCAGAGGATAAACTCCCATCTCCTGTGGCTCGGTACAGGGGCTCTTGACCTTGGGGCTCTGACCGTATTCCTGTACGCCTTCAGGGAAAGAGAGAAGATAATGGATATCATAGAGGGGAATGCGGGCTACAGGCTAACAACAGCCTTCCTAAGGATAGGCGGAGTTCATTACGACCTTGCCCCCGGTACCCTGGATGTTGTTAAGGCTTTTATAAAAGACTTTCCCCAGAAACTCAAGGAGTACCATATGCTCCTTACAAGAAACAGGATATGGCTTAGAAGGACTAAGGACGTAGGTGTCATAGCCAGGGAGGATATATACGCGTATGGGCTTTCAGGTCCTGTTGCAAGAGGCTCCGGGGTTCCCTATGACCTCAGGAAGCTTGAACCCTACGCAGCATATGATGAAGTTGATTTTGATATTCCCGTTGGTGAGGTCGGTGACGTTTACGACAGGTATCTTGTGAGAATGGAGGAGATGGCACAGAGTGTAAGGATCATAGAGCAGTGTGTTGCAAAGTTAGAAAAGCTCCCTAAAGATGCTCCTTACCTTAACAAGGAACATCCGGCTGTCATTCCCCCAAAAGAGGATGTTTTCATGACCCTTGAGGATATGGTTCAGTCTTTCAGGGTTGTTGTTCATGGGGAAAATGCTCCACCGGGAGAGGTCTACTCCTCGGCGGAGAATCCCAGAGGGGAGCTGGGTTTTTATATATACTCAAGGGGTGGAAGTAAACCCTACAGGCTCAGAATAAGGTCTGGAGCCCTGTATAACCTGAGCATCTTCCCAAAGCTGATAAAAGGGAGAACTATAGCTGATGCGATAGCCCTTTTGGGGAGCTTAGACCCTGTTGTTGGGGAGACGGACAGATGA
- the nuoB gene encoding NADH-quinone oxidoreductase subunit NuoB, with amino-acid sequence MAAINSNGFVTTTVDELLRWGRRNALWPVTIGLACCAIEMMHTAASRFDLDRLGVIFRASPRQSDVLIVAGTVVNKVAPMLKLIWDQMPDPKWCISMGGCASAGGPFPTYSTLQGIDRIIPVDVYVPGCPPTPQGLIYGILQLQRKIKEQGVTKYDKAFDQFRKDVEKEGLFVPQEMTV; translated from the coding sequence ATGGCTGCTATAAATTCAAACGGTTTTGTAACTACAACGGTGGATGAGCTTCTCAGGTGGGGCAGGAGGAATGCCCTCTGGCCAGTCACCATAGGACTTGCTTGCTGTGCTATAGAGATGATGCATACCGCTGCATCAAGATTTGACTTGGACAGGCTTGGAGTGATCTTCAGGGCTTCACCCAGACAGTCCGACGTGCTCATAGTTGCTGGGACGGTTGTGAACAAGGTTGCACCAATGCTCAAGCTTATATGGGATCAGATGCCAGACCCCAAGTGGTGTATATCTATGGGTGGCTGTGCTTCGGCTGGGGGACCTTTCCCAACCTATTCAACACTGCAGGGGATTGACAGGATTATTCCAGTTGATGTTTATGTTCCCGGATGTCCTCCAACGCCGCAAGGGCTCATCTACGGGATACTTCAGCTTCAGAGAAAGATAAAGGAGCAGGGAGTTACTAAATACGATAAGGCTTTTGACCAGTTCAGAAAAGACGTAGAAAAAGAGGGCTTGTTTGTTCCTCAGGAGATGACCGTATAA
- a CDS encoding NADH-quinone oxidoreductase subunit A, which yields MGEYGALFVFALVAVTIGLVFAFLNDILGPKKKDPLEDYPYECGVPLYDSEARGTFKQGYYLLGLLLILFDIEAAYLFPWAVVFKEIGLYGLIEAALFIFILALGFVYAWAKGALRWQT from the coding sequence ATGGGAGAGTACGGGGCTCTTTTTGTCTTCGCGCTTGTAGCGGTAACGATAGGGCTTGTATTTGCCTTTCTTAACGACATACTTGGACCTAAAAAGAAGGACCCCCTTGAGGACTATCCTTACGAGTGTGGAGTGCCCCTATACGACTCCGAGGCAAGGGGAACTTTCAAGCAGGGATACTACCTTTTGGGGCTCTTGCTCATACTTTTTGATATAGAGGCTGCTTATCTTTTTCCTTGGGCGGTGGTCTTCAAGGAAATCGGACTTTACGGCTTGATAGAGGCTGCCCTATTTATATTTATCCTTGCCCTTGGTTTTGTCTATGCCTGGGCTAAGGGTGCTCTCAGGTGGCAAACCTGA